CAGCATGCTGGACTTCGGCTCCATCCCCTCACCTGCGTTCAGGACCGCCATGTTCTTCGTGGGCTCCTCCATGCTGCTGGTGGTGGGCACCATGGTCTGTttcagcctcttcttcttctgcaacGCGGGGAACGTCTACAAGATTTGTGCGTGGATGCAGCTGGCctcaggtgagagacaggtgggcTACTATACCGCTGCACTGCAGTTTACTCATGTACTTCCATTTCATATTAGTGTGTAGCATAACTCTACTCCTTATGAAGTTGCTTATACCACTACCACAGCTACTacaaagaataataataataataataataataataataataataataataataataatagtttaaaaTTTTATAGCCTACTTATACTtttgtctatctatctatctatctatctatctatctatctatctatctgcttAGACATTATTTAGCTTCTGCTTTCTTgggttttttaatttattctaatCCTTTGACATTAGTTCTTCCTATTTTAAAGATAGTATTAATTGAGAAAACTCTGAACTCAACTAAATTAGATTATTTGTTAATTAATTTACCTGCTCGATCCTTCATAATTCATTAGTTTATAAGataaggagaaaaaacacaaaacgcACTAATAGGAATTGAggcaaaattaaaaaagactGTGTTAATAGTATTGCAGTGTCATccagtcaaaaaaaaaaaaacactaagtTTAAAGTGGAAGTTTGAAAAGGAAACTGTTGATATTCTGTGTTTGAGTTAGTGTCAAAATCTTGGCCGGGGTCAAAAGTTACAGTCTGTGGAGAAATgctaaatatactgtatatatacgaatatgaaacaaaaataaattgcaaGTTTAAACCCCGTATTTTGTTCTACTATCAGTTTGTAATTATCCAATTTAAACGACTGAACATTCTCCATGTTCCAGAAAAGATCAAACAAAATCTTTTAAATCTTAACCCCCATTCTTCACCTCAGAGTAAAACCTCTGACAGAGGAGTGAGACCTGTGCTTCTCTCATGAACCCTCCTCTTGGTGACAAAGTCATCTGGTCGTGAGCTGCCTTCTCACATCTCTGGTTTCACACATGATGTGCTGTTCTTTCTCGATGTGCTGTTCGTCGCTGTGGAAGCTAATAAAGGATCTGGTTTCTGACACCTCTGCGGGCGGATTGGTTACATGTAACACAATCAGGTGTCGCTGTGTTGTTAACCGATCTAAACTTGTACCTGAGACATACCAGGGCCAAGGAAACGAGCCAGGCCTTTGTCATATGTACTTTAGTTGTATTGTATAAGGTGCAGGTATATCTAAGCAGTGGTGGGAGAAGTTAGATCCTTCTCTCAAGTAAAATTCAGTAATACAATGATgtaaaaatagctttttaaGTAATGATCCTGTATTTAAACTCCTACTTAAGTATAAGCAGAAACTCAATATCAGTAAAATACACTTTAAGAATGGTAAAAGTCTAcattttgtgttaaaatgtctcctgtgtGACCAATATAACATCATTTATATAAAAGAGATTGTTCATACAGATGCAACGACTTGTCAGCAGCATTTTTGTGGACGTATAGCTGCTCAGTTTTATTCCTCTAACTAAGGATCAGGCCCCAGAGGTTCACAATATAAATCTGAACAGTTGAGAGAGAATTAATGtggcagaaataaataaaaatgacatagatctttttgacttttctctatttttcttattatgTATTGTACAATTTGACCTCTTTGTGCCTCAAACAGCAGTTTAAGTGAAACTACCTCAGAAGTAGAGAGAAGAAACATCTCTTTGATAAGAAGCTacaattgttgttttttgtgagGAGCCTCAACCAACAATTCAAGAACACTACATTTAATTTTAGAGGCTTATcatgttgatttttttatgtaaaatctgAATCTTAATGTAGAGTAACTATTTACTACATATTTTAAGTAAATGTGGTGGTGTATAAAGTATAATAGACTGGAATATACATTATTAGAATAAAGTACAAGTTGTCAAAACAGTTACACagttacacagtgttttaagaataaaaaccaaacaaacatacaaatttacattgaaaacaaataaaaacagtcgtgaaagaataaaataattaaaacactgAATTCAAGCATGACCAACCGCTCCAATAATAAACAGTAGAGTTAAATTTAGGGAATGTGGTACAATAAAAGTACTTTTTcggctttgattcaaaggaagcTACTGACTCAGCCTGTCGTATTTCCTCAGGCCCAGTGTTCAGGAGCCTCAGGGCTCTTATTTCAAAAGCTCTGTCCGCCTTAGTAAGTAAATCCCAGTTCACGAGTGTATACTTGTTCATTACTTTCCAGCACTCTGTGTAAGGGGACAGTTCCTTGATCTTTAGCTTGACAGTTGCTAAATTCTGCATTTGTACAGCAGCTTTGGCAGAAACCCAGAGGAAACTAAAACCAGATACAAATCATAACAAATGGAAGACCTTTTACAAGAATACACAATAGAAACAGCTCCACAGAGCATCTTTGGCCCTGCTGCACCATGAGTGAATGAAACCTTTGGCCCTTTATGGGGGTGCATCAACACAGGGCTCAAAAATACCTCTCTCATAATTATTAAGCAGTGTAATAGCACACAAGGGGTAATTATAGCAAGACTCTGCTATTTCTAAGTCCTCCTTCCCCCGCAGCCGTGTTGATGGTAATGGGCTGCATGATCTACCCGGACGGCTGGGACTCTCCGGAGGTGAAGAGGATGTGTGGCCAGAGGACGGATAAGTACAGCCTGGGGAACTGCACGGTGCGCTGGGCCTACATCCTGGCCATCATCAGCATCCTGGACGCCCTCCTCTTGGCGTTCCTCTCCTTCACCCTCGGCAACCGACAAGACAAACTGCTGCCGGACGACTTTGAGATGGACGGAGCAGGTAAGGGTTACTGCAAAACTGGTGAAGGCTGAGGGTgtggaagaaaagagggaag
The sequence above is drawn from the Hippoglossus hippoglossus isolate fHipHip1 chromosome 7, fHipHip1.pri, whole genome shotgun sequence genome and encodes:
- the lhfpl5b gene encoding LHFPL tetraspan subfamily member 5b; protein product: MDLLPAQEAAKIYHTNYVRNSRAIGVMWAVFTICFVIITVVVFIQPFWIGDSVNTPQAGYFGLFHYCIGNALTSELICKGSMLDFGSIPSPAFRTAMFFVGSSMLLVVGTMVCFSLFFFCNAGNVYKICAWMQLASAVLMVMGCMIYPDGWDSPEVKRMCGQRTDKYSLGNCTVRWAYILAIISILDALLLAFLSFTLGNRQDKLLPDDFEMDGAEKN